Sequence from the Elaeis guineensis chloroplast, complete genome genome:
CTGATCATCCTCTCGGACCAGCTACTGATCATCGCCTTGGTAAGCTATTGCCTCACCAACTAGCTAATCAGACGCGAGCCCCTCCTCGGGCGGATTCCTCCTTTTGCTCCTCAGCCTACGGGGTATTAGCAACCGTTTCCAGTTGTTGTTCCCCTCCCAAGGGCAGGTTCTTACGCGTTACTCACCCGTCCGCCACTGGAAACACCACTTCCCGTCCGACTTGCATGTGTTAAGCATGCCGCCAGCGTTCATCCTGAGCCAGGATCGAACTCTCCATGAGATTCATAGTTGCATTACTTTACTTATAGCTTCCTTGTTCGTAGACAAAGCTGATTCGGAATTGTCTTTCATTCCAAGGCATAACTTGTATCCATGCGCTTCATATTAGCCTGGAGTTCGCTCCCAGCAATATAGCCATCCCTACCCTATCACGTCAATCCCACAAGCCTCTTATCCATTCTCGTTCGATCACGGCGGGGGAGCAAGTCAAAATAGAAAAACTCACATTGGGTTTAGGGATAATCAGGCTCGAACTGATGACTTCCACCACGTCAAGGTGACACTCTACCGCTGAGTTATATCCCTTCCCGGCCCCATCGAGAAATAGAACTAACTAATCCTAAGGCAAAGGGTCGAGAAACTCAACGCCACTATTCCCGAACAACTTGGAGCCGGACCTTCTTTTCGCACTATTATGGATAGTAAAATAATGGGAAAGATTGGATTCAATTGTCAACTGCTCCTATCGGAAATAGGATTGACTACGGATTCGAGCCATAGCACATGGTTTCATAAAATCCGTACGATTTTCCCGATCTAAATCGAGCAGGTTTTACATGAAGATTTTGTTCAGCATGTTCTATTCGATACTGGTAGGAGAAGAACCCGACTCGGTATTGTTAAAAAAAGAGGGTAAGCAGAACCAAGTCAAGATGATATGGATCACCCCTTCTTCTTGCGCCAAAGATCTTCCATTTCCGAAGGAACTGGAGCTACATTTCTTTTCAATTTCCATTCAAGAGTTCCTATGTGTTTCCACGCCCTTTTTTTGAGACCTCGAAAAATAATGAAATGGACAAATTCCTTTTCTTAGGAACACATACAAGAAAAAGGATAATGGTAACCCCACCATTAACTACTTCATTTTCATTTATTAATTTAATAGTAATAGAAATACATGTCCTACCGAGACAGAATTTGTAACTTGCTATCCTCTTGCCTAGCAGGCAAAGATTTACCTCTGTTCAAAGACTGATTCATTCGGATCGACATGAGGGTCCAACTCCATTGCATTGCCAGAATCCATGTTGTATATTTGAAGCAGGTTGACCTCCTTGCTTCTCTCATGGTACAACCCTCTTCCCGCTGAGCCCCCTTTCTCCTCGGTCCACAGAGACAAAATGTAGGACTGGTGCCAACAGTTCATCACGGAAGAAAGGACTCACCGAGCCGGGATCACTAACTAATACTAATAGTAATATAATAGAATAGAAAAGAACTGTCTTTTCTGTATACTTTCCCCGGTTCCATTGCTACCGCGGGCCTTACGCAATCGATCGGATCATATAGATATCCCTTCAACACAACATAGGTCATCGAAAGGATCTCGGACGACTCACCAAAGCACGAAAGCCAGGTCAGAAAATTGATTCCTATTTGAAGAGTGCATAACCGCATGGATAAGCTCACGCCAACCCGTCAATTTTGGATCCAATTCGGGATTTTCCTTGGGAGGTATCGGGAAGGAATTGGAATGTAATAATATCGATTCATACAGAAGAAAAGGTTCTCTATTGATTCAAACGCTGTACCTATGGGATAGGGATAGAGGAAGAGGAAAAAAACCGAAGATTTCACATAGTACTTTTTTTTGATCGAAAAATCAATCTGATTGATTTCGTACCCTTCGCTCGATGAGAAAATGGGTCAGATTCTACAGGATCAACAAACCTATGGGACTTAAGGAATGATGGAAAGGAATAAAAAGAAAAGAGAGGGAAGGAAAATACGAATAGAATAAAGGAATAAAGCAAAAAAAAATAAGTAAATAGAAAAAAATTAAGTAGAAGATAGAAGAGCCCAGATTCCAAATGAACAAATTCAAACTCGAAAGAGATCTTTCTGATTCTCGAAGAATGAGGGGCAAAGGGATTGATCGAGAAAGATTTCTTGTTCTTATTATAAAATCGTGATTTGATCCGCATATGTTTGGTAAAAAGAATAATCTTCCCCTTTGATCATAAATGGAAAGTGTTCAATTGGAACATGAAAACGTGACTGAATTGGTCTTAGTTACTCTTCGGGACGGAGTGGAAGAAGGGAGGAGATTCTCGAACGAAGAAAAGGATCCAATTACTTCGAAAGAATTGAACGAGGAGCCATATGAGGTGAAAATCTCATGTACGGTTCTGTAGAGTGACAGTAAGGGTGACTTATCTGTCAACTTTTCCACTATCACCCCCAAAAAACCAAACTCTGCCTTACGTAAAGTTGCCAGAGTACGATTAACCTCTGGATTTGAAATCACTGCTTATATACCTGGTATTGGCCATAATTTACAAGAACATTCTGTAGTATTAGTAAGAGGAGGAAGGGTTAAGGATTTACCCGGTGTGAGATATCACATTGTTCGAGGAACCCTAGATGCTGTCGGAGTAAAGGATCGTCAACAAGGGCGTTCTAGTGCGTTGTAGATTCTTATCCAAGACTTGTATCATTTGATGATGCCATGTGAATCGCTAGAAACATGTGAAGTGTATGGCTAACCCAATAACGAAAGTTTCGTAAGGGGACTGGAGCAGGCTACCATGAGACAAAAGATCCTCTTTCTAAAGAGATTCGATTCGGAACTATTATATGTCCAAGGTCCAATATTGAAATCATTTCAGAGGTTTTCCCTTACTTTGTCCGTGTCAACAAACAATTCGAAATACCTCGACTTTTTCAGAACAGGTCCGAGTCAAATAGCAATGATTCGAAGCACTTCTTTTTACATTACACTATTTCGGAAACCTAAGGACTCCATCGTATGGATATGTAAAATACAGGATTTCCAATCCT
This genomic interval carries:
- the rps12 gene encoding ribosomal protein S12, which translates into the protein MPTIKQLIRNTRQPIRNVTKSPALRGCPQRRGTCTRVYITPKKPNSALRKVARVRLTSGFEITAYIPGIGHNLQEHSVVLVRGGRVKDLPGVRYHIVRGTLDAVGVKDRQQGRSNLSYLSRSTLQYGVKKPK